The genomic segment ctaattttatattgattaggttactggaacaaactctctgaaaatttctacctttttgttgagctcggggaacagacacagtctcgatgtagtgggccctgagtgacgactctgtgcagctagcagacagtcggtttagcctgttcgtctgctccctggccttggctctggattgtcagaaattaactaggcctgttctgagactatgacctatgctgcaggaaatgagagcagcaccttcccgagtgggatggataccgtcccgccctaacaggccagcagtgccctcaaaattagcccaattatctataaagcccacactgttttcagagcaccacctggacagccagcagttcagcgaccataacctgctgtaagctacatcgccacgccgcattgggatggggccagagcatactacagcatcggacatcgccttcgctaatttaaacacctctacaaagttactcttagtaacctcagactgacgaaggcgtatatcattagctcctgcatggataactatctttgagaacctgtgcttgcctaggaccctaagattacctgctatgtccggcgccctggctcatacacctgactaaagctgctggtgcccctaaaggctgagctaatttcacgtgccgtatgatagagtcccctataaccagagctctttcaggtttctcagtgggtgcatcactaaggagagcaaacctgttcgacacgtgacgcggagaggagtggtgctcccgtgggcgagcctcagcagtagctttggctctacgcttatgccgccgagccgtcacccattcgccccgctgtaagggctctaatgccggagttgggggattgctaactccacctagggcgtccagactttccctaacagaaactacactgttctcacgctcactaacctgctctaaagcctggacacgcgcttctagcactgaaatcttctccgtcagagagctaactaatctgcacttatcacaagtaaagctaatagagctatcgctagtgacggaggaagaatgactaaacatcctgcactcagcacactgaacaggctgaaggtgtgccatgatgaaaagattcacgtaccttaaatgaagatctgttgatattaaagcagatcagatggcctccgcttgtggactttacacaggaggagaaaaaaagaaagcttccggtctcggcgttcttccgaaaaaagagaaaaaaccgggaaaaaaaaaaccggaaaaaggaaagcgaaagtgaaaagtacaaaaatgaaagcgacagtataataaaaatgaagatgatactggaaatttatttatagaaaaaaaattaaaaaaggattagtaattaacgccggcactcgcgggaaaaaggactcggcgcgaacaactcaggaaacaggaagtgcgtaaTAGGAAGTGCCACAGAAAAAAATGACGTATCCTGAGACTGATGTTAGGCTAAGGTCAGACGAGGAGTTTGAAAATATGGTAGATGAGGACCACCACATCAACAGAAGTCCTCTGACGGGTCTGGTGAAAATGGTGTCTGCCTTCCCAATAGATTATATGCATTTATGTTGCCTTGGCGTTATGAAAAAGTTGATACATTTttggatgagggggaaaaactctacAAGGCAGCCTACAAGAGCCATTAAAGCCATCTCTGAAAAGTTAATACAGCTTTGTCCCTATACTCCAGCTGAATTTGCACGGAAACCCCGTGAACTCGCCGAAACTGATAGGTGGAAAGCGGCAGAGCTGCGCCAATTTATGATTTACAGTGGGCCATTAGTTCTGAGGGACATTCTTCCACAAGATCTCTATGAaaacttcatgttgttttctgtggccatgtttttgctactcacaccaaacatttctgaaagtatggtttgtttttccgaaaaattgttaatggcttttgtaaagcattttggagaggtgtatggtaaagacgagattgtgtttagcgtacatcaaacaatacatctgacacatgagtaccgccagtatggttccctagacaacatctcatcctttccttacgagaattatttgggtaaactaaaaaaaaatgctacgcaagccatctcaacctttacaacaggttgtcaaacgcctttcagaggagccagtttgtttatttccaccaccacctacacaaccacagttgttacacccacaccaggagggcccattaccccaacacttaagttctggccagcaatttaaaaaagtgcatttcaatgatttctgtttttcttcaaagcagggcgatgattgcctagtgattaaaaatgaaatcgtaatggtgaaaaacataattaaacatggtgactctgtctttgtggtttacatgaaattcaagaggagggagtcatatttccactatccttgcccctccacaagcattggctgctacagagtatttggcatagacagctgccttaacgttgaccggcttgaggttgtccagggcaaatgtgtgttgttcccagatggagagacctttgtggcaatccctcttcgtcaccattcgtaaacctatatgggaagaaaaaaaaaacacacacacaaagaaacacatctttacttatgcattagaaggaatctggacaggtggagtactccagctggatggcaggcactaactatcctttccatggagtactttttttattttttttattatagatggcacagatttggaaagttgtggaattccaagaccggagtgcagcagttgtgtcgtccagctgggtggtagatgttgacggagaagtaggatgctactggccaccctttggcggaaacaaagctgtgaaggccgccatgaactgcacccccccgggacaaggatggcgattccatcaaaaaataagggtgctggcaacctgtggtgagctgcatagctacttcattaaaccaatgacaatacttcaatACTACATTAAGCCAATTTCATTAAGACTGCCTTCCCTTTCAGGCACCTTTGCCAAAGCAAGACGTTACCTGACCCGATCGCTTGAGGAAGGCTGCCTTACAGCAGACCTGCAATCGGATGATGGTGAGATGGGGCCATGGAAAAGACGGtaaaagtgttttcttttttaaatcacaacttgcagttataagttcaattacggtttcgtttgtgttttgagctgtgtcagtaaggtcctgggtttattttaaagaccaaacaaaaggtatttggaggaggacagcgaggaggaggcaggaccaagccgtagggggaggaggccaccatctattgacgccactcagctggacagcgagtggcaattcccctcccttaatgaaggtgactatctgtaccacttgttgttgttgttgttctactaaagacctagaagttgtctgaaataataatgctttcatttccgtcttcagacacccagccaggcctgtttcttcacagccagccattaactcatggtaactatgcatttcctttatttatgccagaaattaaaataccaatgagtaagtgaagatatgttttgatcaactgactgcttactatttttcagattcaccgtcgtcagaaaccccgccaggccctttccttcacagccagccactaacccatggtaactatgcattgccttgatttatgccataaacgactaaaaaaacaaaacaacaaacaaatatctatgtagatgcgttttgatcaactgactatacaatttttcagattcaccccagccacgtcaccgcttccatggtaagtcaaagaggaaatcaatcaacatgaaaattgtgaatttagaacagaaattaaattaaggcgcaccttgaggtgaactaaattgtactctctgatatttcagccacacctctgccatcgcaacaggggaacaatcagttgctgcgtggtgagtccacaactgtaatcactggtcataaatgaccagcaatgtgaaataaaagtcctaatgtttggtgttacttaacagacatgggcatcagcaccatcattgctctccttggccagctgagggaggaaaactgactgcttactatttttcagattcaccgtcttcagaaaccccgccaggccctttccttcacagccagccactaacccatggtaactatgcattgcctttatttatgccaaaaacgacaaaaaaaacaacaaaacgacaaacaaatatctatgtagatgcattttgatcaactgactatacaatttttcagattcaccccagccacgtcaccgcttccatggtaagtcaaagaggaaatcaatcaatcaacatgaaaattgtgaatttagaacagaaattaaattaaggcgcaccttgaagtgaactaaattgtactctctgatatttcagccacacctttgccatcgcaacaggggaacaatcagttgctgcatggtgagtcatcaactgtaatcactgttcaaaaatgaccagcaatatgaaataaaagtcctaatgtttggtgttactttacagacatgggcatcagcacagtcatcgctctccttggccagctgagggaggaaaacagggagctgaagggggaagtaggaaggctggcgcaagaggtcagggccctaaggagagagatggggagacaagacacaccccagacatcgcccctaatcaagctcccactctccaccatggaggagtttttggcagcagaggccctggtgaaggaagatgccaaacaaaagcagctaatggtacttattgagtcttacctttcctttccagtcatctgcaacacctgcaaaaagaaacacaaatacttaatatcattgtgaatcaatgaaacaatgataaacactgaatactttctcattattgtcttcatgctacattttattctatcaggtgtctaccttagccctttgtggaggaaccgacgtaggggtcacagtgaggcggatgctgcgtagcctcctggtcaacagcttggccagccaatttaactgggctggaaagggggaaaaaactgcgtttaaggacaccaagatccatgatgtcctgtttggtaggttatgcatgtgcacaaagctgtaaaagagggtaaaatagtaagctgtcgcaagtacttgcacactacttctaaacgttctttgataactccttcactaactgtaacattacgattataacgacaacgacaaacatattgtgaaagatgcaaaggattaaaaaggattaagaaacttaccaggcgccttactcagaaaaagcaggtgtgcaggcaagtccagggaggctgactgagtgacgaacggtccggtagtggcatttctatttccgctttgtgtcaatggggaaattaaaatgttttttttttttaatcccgtttaaattgtcacaagattcacatctatggtttctgatttttacatatattttctgtactagtaccattacttgccacctaccactagagtgtgacatgcatagtcttaacaactcaaactttaacaattatcaccatgcaaagtctcaatgttgttttgttctttttctttcagatgctctacaaaagcagctgccagggagcacacacgctacttttagtgacgcaatcaagaagtggcttaagtatgcgccagagagagagggagggatgaggagacgtgaggtagggtggcatttagaaacccatagcctactgctgactttctttatcaatgctgcatcaaattaattttggttatgtttttctgtttccatgtacaggtgtctgcgccgcaggaggaatataggccacaattataaattataaataaatcataaaatgtttctaagaacttgttcaagtgtgttctgttccttataaatgttaaaagttatgcctcattggatagcttgacaaacattaggagaggtgcattgttgcatgcatttttatatcctgttgtacataaaacaggacgtagcctacgcacattgatataaattaagtttcactttcatggttgaagtatgcatgtgtgtgttcatcctaggcaagagccccgatgctttattgttagctagtttaatttagcctgttttgcttaatttgtagccttcctgttgtacataaaacaggaagtaaagttggatgaatcatcgccgaaaattaaactataaatcgaccgaaatccgtagttgaataaagggtgaaagggggtctattctctgtcggccaccatccacttttcaacgtcgtttcaatgcaaactcgtatgagcaaagcggtgttgaatcaacgccggtgatccacgatgattcgacggtgtatggtcgaagaacatgccgatgattccccgtcgaatcaacgcccttttgctatcggGGCAAtttcttgtctcgtcttcttccgcttatctggggccgggtcgcggaggcagcagtctgcgcATGgaggcccaaacttccctctccccagacaccttggccagctcctcgagaagaacaccgaggcgttcccaggccagccgagagacatagtccctccagtgtgtcctgggtgttccccggg from the Neoarius graeffei isolate fNeoGra1 chromosome 2, fNeoGra1.pri, whole genome shotgun sequence genome contains:
- the LOC132881528 gene encoding uncharacterized protein LOC132881528, with product MAQIWKVVEFQDRSAAVVSSSWVVDVDGEVGCYWPPFGGNKAVKAAMNCTPPGQGWRFHQKIRVLATCGTFAKARRYLTRSLEEGCLTADLQSDDGEMGPWKRRPNKRYLEEDSEEEAGPSRRGRRPPSIDATQLDSEWQFPSLNEDTQPGLFLHSQPLTHDSPSSETPPGPFLHSQPLTHDSPQPRHRFHATPLPSQQGNNQLLRDSPSSETPPGPFLHSQPLTHDSPQPRHRFHATPLPSQQGNNQLLHDMGISTVIALLGQLREENRELKGEVGRLAQEVRALRREMGRQDTPQTSPLIKLPLSTMEEFLAAEALVKEDAKQKQLMVSTLALCGGTDVGVTVRRMLRSLLVNSLASQFNWAGKGEKTAFKDTKIHDVLFDALQKQLPGSTHATFSDAIKKWLKYAPEREGGMRRREVSAPQEEYRPQL